DNA sequence from the Epinephelus fuscoguttatus linkage group LG2, E.fuscoguttatus.final_Chr_v1 genome:
GCCATTGACCCAGATATAGACGCCCTCCTTCACCATGTCCTGCAACCCAATCCACGCTGAGAGGAAGTGTATCTGAGGGTGCTGCTGTACAAACTCAAAAGTCATGTTGGTTAAGAATTCCTGGTCTTCTGCGTTTAAAACCACAGCCAGGTCACCTCCCATGTCAATACATATCGAGCGAGCTTTTTGCCACTTCTCTGCTTTCTGGGACATGAAGAAGCAACGTGAAGCGTGCTCGACCCAGCCAGGCAGGCAGCGGGAACACTGCAGCGTGTCCTTGTCGCAGAGTCTCCAGAGGAAGGACAGTTTGTCTGAGAACAGGATTGAATGCTGGTGTTGATACTTTGCTTCCAGCTGATTGGAGGTTTGTTGTTCATCGTGTAAAAGCAGGCGCAGCTGTTTGCTTTCTGCAGACACCGTGTTGATGATGTCCAAAGATTCATTCAGAAGCAGGTCCAGTtgtctgttttcctcctccagAAGCTCACAGTTATCCAGGGTTGAATTCAGAATAATGTTCAGCTCTGTGTTCTCCACTTGCAACCGAATTTTTTCTTGCAAGAGCAGGCTCAGCTGTGCGTTTTCAGCAGACAACAAGGTGAGGTTGTGCTGTGTTGCATTTACAAGCAGCTTCAGTTGGCCATACTCACTTCCGAGAAGGGTGAAGTTTTGACGAGTGGAGTTCAGAAGTTGCTGCAGCTCACTGATTTTCATTTGCAGCTGCTTGGTGTTACTTGCCATGTGCTCTCTCTCCGCACTCAGACATTGCTCTTGGGTTATCTGTGCAGTAAGGACGCCCACAATACTACCAAGGAAGAGTGCTATCAAAATCCCAGCCAAAAGAACTTGCCACATGGATCGCAGTGTCTTCAtgaagtaattttgtttctcttctctaGGTATTTCATCTTCAACTTGTGTGGTAACTTTTGCTGGTTCCTCGCCAGAATTTTCAGCTACAGAACTaagagcaaaaaaagaaaagggatcGTGTGTTTTTACTATAAACAAAAGGgtttaaaaacacaggtaaaTGACATTTCGATTACAGATGGGTCTTTATGATTTAAGAAAAAATTCACGCTCTAAAAATCCCAATTTTCTGGTTCTTCTAAGCTGCTAGTCCCCTGAAGCCACGGGGCAGGCCACCTGTGACACTATTCCTCACCTTCAAAACGTATATTTCAACAAACAACATCTGAGTTAAATCATAAATGGTCATCACCCAAcgacaaagaggaggagagaagctTATATACTGCAAACCTTTAGGTGTGCTCATATCTGACATCAGCTGATGTTAATGGCcgtgtccaccaaagcattttttctttctgaggttggtgtattttttttaatgtttcactGAGCGTTTTCTGTGGAGCATCTGGCAttttcagctgggaaaaaaCACTTTGATGGACATGGGGCTGTatcaaacattaaaatcacaaatgcCATGTAtgaaagcaatatcacacttgagGTCATGCTGTTGTGCCAAATATCAGCACGAATGTGATTATCTTCAACACAGGGCCACATGATGGACTCACCACATATTTCATATGGATTAAACTGCATGTGTTGTCATATTCCTGTAAATGCTGTTGTTAGcgaacagaaacaaacaaaccaagtgTGCCATGTTATATAATTTCCTTTACTCCCCCTCACTCTCATGTAGTAGCTCAATTTTATCATAAAACATTCCCACAAAGACTACCTTGTCTCATGCATTATTGAATCCCAtaaaatatgttgtttaaaCACTTGCAAAACTTTTAACAGACCAAAGTGTAAACAAACCAACTGTAGACCTCCTATGACTGTGctcttataaataaataaataattaaataaaaaattaaatattaaatatcctTACCTTAGTGACACTAAAATATCTTCTGTGTGAATCATGCCGTGTCTGTGTCAGTGGCCTTTCTTCTGGCTTATTTCCATTTTTCCAGCAACAActacagcagctccaccatgCAGCTATAAAATGTTTGgaaatgaaaagtttaattTTTGAATTTTGATTTGACCCCCCAAGTTGCCATAGCAACTTTATGTGCGCTGG
Encoded proteins:
- the LOC125903254 gene encoding low affinity immunoglobulin epsilon Fc receptor-like, which produces MIHTEDILVSLSSVAENSGEEPAKVTTQVEDEIPREEKQNYFMKTLRSMWQVLLAGILIALFLGSIVGVLTAQITQEQCLSAEREHMASNTKQLQMKISELQQLLNSTRQNFTLLGSEYGQLKLLVNATQHNLTLLSAENAQLSLLLQEKIRLQVENTELNIILNSTLDNCELLEEENRQLDLLLNESLDIINTVSAESKQLRLLLHDEQQTSNQLEAKYQHQHSILFSDKLSFLWRLCDKDTLQCSRCLPGWVEHASRCFFMSQKAEKWQKARSICIDMGGDLAVVLNAEDQEFLTNMTFEFVQQHPQIHFLSAWIGLQDMVKEGVYIWVNGKTVRKDVKYWRPMEPNNAIPYWDKDRAGQDCVAIVPPSHAGQENWLNSWDDIICGGKRHYLCESTALILSGLT